The following nucleotide sequence is from Glycine max cultivar Williams 82 chromosome 9, Glycine_max_v4.0, whole genome shotgun sequence.
GCACTTTTGCATGTTAAATATGAATGATAGAAGCTTACGCGTAAAATTAGAGTACAAAATAAATGAATggttatgaaataatatttttcattacatGGATATCCCACTAACTCAGCATACCATGCATGAAGCTTTAAAAGTTATCGATTAATATTGAAAGGTTTAAGATTCGAaaattaaatctatatttttgggttatatatatttttaattaatgtcctatattttctaaaatattcatttaacaGTTAAGTATTCATTATTAGTTTTCTCAATGAATaacaacttttatatatatatatatatatatatatatatatatatatatataatatgatattatatttatattatttgtttggaaaaatatattgtaaaaCATACTTTAATAATATAGTACTATATACTCAATATCTcgtataatatgataaaatattctaCCTCCCAATAGCACctactattattatattttattaaacatttcaaataACAATTTGTTCCAtttgtgtaattaattaaagaggGAAATCTAACAATTAGAAAATCAGTTTCACAAAAACTAATTTCTTTCCTAACtattattttttgctttaatAACATTGAGAAGTTATAATTTCCCAAACTAGTTTTGTGAATGAGCTTTCTAATATTTAGCGAAAGTTTgatattaaaagtattttttacgTATTGATTTCTCAacgttataaaataaaaaatattgcaaatgtggtataattgaaaatataaaaacatacatttttctttaaaacaaaaGTCTCTATTGTCTTATGTTGTATTATACTATGATGAAACAGGCAAACACCCAAGCCCTTTTCCAAAGCTAATGATTTATGTGAGATGATTTTCAAAAGAAGTTaacttacaaaataataaatgagtttaatgtttatacattaataatataaaataattttatattatcattcaatcataaattactttaaaataattattttaaaaattaataaatttattataatacgAGTACATAACACTTTTTCTCataataaatactaaataacAAAACTACCTTATTACAAAGGAAAATTATGATATCCACTTCACATCAAACAATTTGGATTTGCATACATAAATCATTAGCGGCATCTAGCCGTAACCCTCCTTTCAAGTTTGATCAACCAACCAATTAATTGATCACCAACCAAATGggagttgaaagttgaaaccacACCAAAATAGCAAAACTGCAAAAGATTCGTGGAGTGTGTACTTCATTGTTGTATTGTATTGTGATATTGTTTCTCAGTAAATGGGAAAAGTAAACCATCATAAAAATGGGTGAATGAATTTGTATCATCTTTATTGTTTGGATAATAGTGATGGGTTATTTTTGTAGTGTGTGGAAATTTGTAAGAGAATGAGATATATTATGTAGAAGAGATCTatggatattttatttatttttattataagtttttatggataaaatttTACACCATTTTTACTatgagtttttataaaaaaaaaacttataaacactttatttatcataagttattaagaaaaattacaaacatttttttttctataaattgaCGACTTTACTtcatatgttaaattattacttttgattttttactgtaaaataaattaaaatttgtttattgtaAAAAGGATCAGAGATCAGAGGAGgtattaaaaaacttaattatattaaaaaaaatattgagaaaatATACTTATTATATGAAGTTAAAAAATTTCCACTACTACGTGAAAAGGATAGCATGTATGAGTAATTATTCAGTTGATAAATACAGGTGGTTTTTTCCCCTTTAGTAGACATGTGCAAGTAAATATCCCTACCCCATCATCACTCTCttttcttctcctcctcctccctcACCAAATTAACCAAAGCAATGAAGAAACTAAAACACTACTATTCACACCACCACCACAACTCCTCcgaacaacaacaaagaaagtGTATTTTCCCATTAATAACCAttatctctcttttctctctcttcttcctcctcctctttgCTCTCACGCTAACCCCTCTCTCCGCCACACGCGTCTTCCCATTCTCTATCTCCACCGCCACTCCTCCTCCCCCCTCCCCCTTCGTCGAGTCCAAGCTTTTTCCTCTCCCGACCCCACCCCCCTCCCCTCTCCCGCCGCGCCTCGCCTACCTCATCTCCGGCTCCTCCGGCGACGCCGCCGCCCTCCTCCGCACCCTCTCCGCCCTCTACCACCCCCGCAACCGCTACGTCCTCCACCTCGACCGCGACTCCTCCCCGGAAGACCGCCGCCTCCTCACACGCCACGTGGACCGCCACCTCACCTTCCAGAAGTTCCGCAACGTCAGGGTCGTCACCAAGGCCAACCTCGTCACCTACCGTGGCCCCACCATGGTCGCCAACACTCTCCACGCCGCCGCTATTGCTCTGACGGAGAGTGATGACTGGGATTGGTTCATTAATCTCAGCGCCTCCGATTACCCCCTCGTTACCCAAGACGGTTCGTCACTACTCATTACTATCTTTCTATTATATCCACTTTagactttttctatttttggtaagctagttttttttttctaattaacgGAACGGTTTAATTTTGATTGGGTAGATCTGCTGCACGCGTTCTCGCATTTGCCACGCGATCTTAACTTCATTGATCATACCAGTGACATTGGCTGGAAAGAGTAAGTCAACTGAATTAACtaatctcctttttttttcttaaaaaaaatacttaactaTTCTGAATGTACCATTTTGGTCTTTCAAGTTTTTGTTGCCTCAATGAGGTCCTTTGAGTTTTCTACCATTTTCAAgagtagtcttttttttttctgattccgAATCCGTGAGTTAGATACTAATCTCGCTTAGGGTGTGTAAATAGTCTACCAATAGTTTAAGTTTTATAGCCTAAACAACTCCGATTACAATGAGATTCATCAGTTATGATTTTATCTCAATTAGATAAAATGTAGACAAAGAGATCTGATTGTAAATGAGATTGTAAATGAGAGAAAACTTGAGTGACACCATGGGTACAATTGAAACTTAGGAGACAAAATTAGATCAATCCCATATCTAGGGACTATAAATGTGATTAAGCCTGTTTTTAattctaatttgtttttttattattattggtgaCATGATTTGAGTgggttttaatattttgatgcTGTGTGTGTAGTCATCAACGGGCGAGGCCTATAATTATTGATCCGGGGTTGTATATGACTAAGAAGCAAGACGTGTTCTGGATTACGCAGAGGAGAAGTAGGCCAACGGCTTTCAAACTTTTCACAGGTACTCATcgatttcttatttattttagttctctTTGGATTGTGTATGGATTGCTATTTAAATTTGATGAGTTATAGGTTCTAGCTCACACGGGAAGCATTGTGATCAATTGAGTTATTGAAGAAGCTTAGGAaaatatttgtgtttgttttagtATGTGTAGGGAAGAAAGTTTCAGTTGCTGTTTCTGCAATTGGATGCACTTCCTTTGTCTGATAAGAGATCATAGGATAATGCATGAATTGGTAGGAAAATTTACTTTATCTGGTCTATTGGGGCAAAACTTTTAAacgatgattgaaaagtgagaTCTGGTTTGAGTAGAATATGTTTTGATCTGGTTTTGGATCTTGGCAAATATTGATGTTAATATGATTGTCTGATATTGAAGTTGTTCCCGTGCTGTTCTTCCAAAACTACGTCGTTTTAAGAGttatgttaatattttcataattaaatattgacACAAAGTCTCAAAACGGCATTGTTTTGAAGGGATAGCTTCAAAAGGGACAGCAGATAAGGCAATTTCATTTTGCTGACATCAAAATTTTCATCATAATtaataccaaaaataaaaaaaaaaaatcttaactaagaaaattgattttggttatgTTTGGTAAAGCTAACTGGAAGTTAAAAAGT
It contains:
- the LOC100794724 gene encoding beta-glucuronosyltransferase GlcAT14A, producing the protein MKKLKHYYSHHHHNSSEQQQRKCIFPLITIISLFSLFFLLLFALTLTPLSATRVFPFSISTATPPPPSPFVESKLFPLPTPPPSPLPPRLAYLISGSSGDAAALLRTLSALYHPRNRYVLHLDRDSSPEDRRLLTRHVDRHLTFQKFRNVRVVTKANLVTYRGPTMVANTLHAAAIALTESDDWDWFINLSASDYPLVTQDDLLHAFSHLPRDLNFIDHTSDIGWKDHQRARPIIIDPGLYMTKKQDVFWITQRRSRPTAFKLFTGSAWMVLSRSFIDYCIWGWDNLPRTVLMYYTNFISSPEGYFHTVVCNAQEFKNTTVNSDLHFISWDNPPRQHPHYLSLDDMKRMVDSNAPFARKFHGDDPVLDKIDTELLSRGPGMVVPGGWCIGSRENGSDPCSVVGNTTVLRPGPGSERLETLINSLLSDENFRPKQCV